From Miscanthus floridulus cultivar M001 chromosome 15, ASM1932011v1, whole genome shotgun sequence, the proteins below share one genomic window:
- the LOC136507187 gene encoding luminal-binding protein-like, translating into MAMKSSEPVVQVIWPTVNLRTFSVAMEAETMTIFSISTDRAVHGAEAPQNSFLGEVEPCQTGPYSCVAGYTGSGKTTDNDDTMFQLCIPSWVAFTDNGTALVGEAAKNHAAADPEAAMHLRRTRWHDEDIMQGAIQRVPYKIGTRDYDTTIIQVMASDGSVIKQLEFSEVASMVVAELKNKAEEYLGRTVEYAVMTVPFHFAETHRGAAEYAGKMAGLDVVWTVTEQTAAADAHDLRTVTTQKSIH; encoded by the exons atggcgatgaagtcgtcggagccggtggtccaggtgatctggccgacggtgaacttgAGGACGTTCAGCGTTGCCATGGAGgcggagacgatgaccatctt CTCTATCTCCACTGATAGAGCTGTTCATGGAGCTGAAGCCCCCCAAAATAGCTTCCTTGGTGAAGtagagccgtgccaaacggggccCTACTCTTGCGTCGCCGGCTACACCGGCTCCGGCAAGACGACCGACAACGACGACACCATGTTCCAGTTGTGCATCCCCTCATGGGTCGCCTTCACCGACAACGGCACTGCACTCGTCGGCGAGGCCGCCAAGAACCACGCCGccgccgaccccgaggccgcCATGCATCTTCG GCGAACCCGCTGGCACGACGAGGACATCATGCAGGGAGCCATCCAGCGCGTGCCGTACAAGATCGGTACAAGAGACTATGACACGACGATCATCCAAGTGATGGCCAGCGATGGTTCAGTGATCAAGCAGCTCGAGTTCAGCGAGGTCGCGTCCATGGTAGTGGCTGAGCTCAAGAACAAGGCCGAGGAGTACCTAGGCCGCACGGTCGAGTACGCCGTCATGACCGTCCCATTTCATTTCGCCGAGACGCACAGGGGCGCGGCCGAGTACGCCGGCAAGATGGCTGGGCTGGACGTTGTCTGGACGGTCACAGAGCAGACCGCCGCTGCCGACGCTCACGATCTGCgcactgtaacaacccaaaaatccatacactaa